CAGCGTGCCCAAGCCGGTACAGCAGGGCATGCCGCCGATGTGGATCGCCGCCCGCGACCCGGACTCGCACAACTTCGCCGTGGCCAACGGCTGCAACGTCATGGTCACCCCGCTGATGAAGGGCGACGAAGAGGTGCTGGACCTGAAGAACAAGTTCCAGGCCGCCCTGGACAACAACCCCGACGTGCCGCGCCCGCAGCTGATGGTGCTGCGCCACACCCACGTGCATAGCCCGGCCGAGCCGGACGGTTGGAAAGTCGGCGCCCAGGCCATTTCACGCTTCTACCGCACCTTCGATGCCTGGTTCGGCAACAAGACCGTGCCGGCGAACGGTTTCCTCGAACCGAGCCCGGAGTCGAAGTTCGCCGAGGTGCCGGCCTTCGCGCTGGAGAATATCCGCAAGAACACCATGATCGGCACCCCTGAAGAAATCATTGCGCGCATCAAGTACTACCAGGAGCTCGGCGTCGACGAGTTCAGCTTCTGGTGCGACAACAGCCTGCCCCATGCCGAGAAACGCAAGTCGCTGGAACTGTTCATCAAGGAAGTGGTGCCGGCGTTCGCCTGAATTCCCTTTGCCTGAATGATTGCGGGAACCAGCCCGCTCGCGTGGGCCCCCGTGGCCGGCGCGAGCGGGCTTTTTTTGCGGGTCGCCTTGAAATGTTCGTCGGAGCAGGTTCTGCGCCTGTGAGATCGAGCGCCGCCCGCGCGGCGCGCGATAGATGCATCGCCTCCAAACCCAAGCCAGGCACACAGCCTTTCGTCCTCCGTTGAGAGAAATTTTCGACCGTCTCTTGCACATCAAATATTATGGTATACCATCAGACAACAAGAGCTGATAACCCTAACCAGGAGCCCCCCATGAGTTTCGAAATCCGCAAGATCGTCACCTACTCCGAAGAGACCCGCATCGAAGGCGGCAAGGCCACCGACAAGCCGGTGACCATGGTCGGCCTGGCCGTGGTGATCAAGAACCCATGGGCTGGTCGCGGCTTCGTCGAAGACCTCAAGCCGGAGATCCGCGCCAACTGCTCCGCACTGGGTGCGCTGATGGTCGAGCGCCTGACCGCCGCCATCGGCGGAGCCGACAAGATCGAGGCCTACGGCAAGGCCGCCGTGGTCGGCGCCGACGGCGAGATCGAGCACGCCTCGGCGGTGATCCACACCCTGCGCTTCGGCAATCACTACCGCGAAGCCGTGCAGGCCAAGAGCTACCTGAGCTTCACCAACAAGCGCGGCGGCCCCGGCACCTCGATCCAGATCCCGATGATGCAGAAGGACGACGAAGGTCTGCGCTCGCACTACATCACCCTGGAAATGCAGATCGAAGATGCCCCGCGTGCCGACGAGATCGTCGTGGTGCTGGGCGCCGCCGACGGTGGCCGCCTGCACCCACGCATCGGCAATCGCTACATCGACCTGGAAGAACTGGCTGCCGAAAAGGCCAACGCTCAATAACAACAACCAAGACGGGCCGGGGCGTGGCGTGCATACCCGCCGCGCCCGACCTTCAAGGAGCGCCCTCCATGATTCAGCCTGTCGCTGAACGTACACCGGCCGGGACCAGTTACCTGGACCTGGGCCAGGGCCAGCCCGTGGTACTGATCCACGGCGTGGGCCTGAACAAGGAAATGTGGGGCGGGCAGATCGTCGGCCTGGCCAACGACTACCGCGTCATCGCCTACGACATGCTCGGCCATGGCCAGAGCCGCGTGCCCAGCGCCGATACGCCGCTGGAGGGCTATGCCGAGCAGCTCGCCGAACTGCTCGACCACCTGCAGGTCGCCCAGGCCTGCGTGATCGGTTTTTCCATGGGCGGCCTGGTGGCCCGCGCCTTCGCCCTCAACTACCCGCAACGCCTGGCCGCGCTGGTGGTACTCAACAGCGTTTTCAACCGTACCCCCGAGCAGAGCGCCGGGGTGATCGCACGCGCCGCGCAAGCCTTCGAACAAGGCCCCGACGCCAACGTCGATGCCGCCCTCGAGCGCTGGTTCAGCCGCGAGTACAAGGCCGCCAACCCGGCCCAAGTCGCCGCCATCCGCCAGATCCTGGCGAGCAACGACCCGCAGGGCTACCACACCACCTACTCGCTGTTCGCCACCCAGGACATGTACCGCGAAACCGACCTGGGCAGTATCCAGGTGCCGACACTGGTGGCCACCGGCGAACTCGATGCCGGTTCCACCCCGGCCATGGCCCGTCAGCTGGCCACGCGTATTCCCGGCGCCCAGTGCGTGGTCCTTGCCGAGCAACGGCATATGATGCCGGTGGAAGCACCGCGCGAAGTCAACAAGATGCTGCTGGACTTCCTCAGGCAGGCCCGCACCCTCACCGAATCCGCCAAGGGGATAGTCGCATGACCCTCGTTCGTTTCCAGATGTGCATCGACGGCCAATGGCGCGATGCCCAGAGCGGCAAGACCTTCGACAGCCTCGACCCGGCCACCGCCAAGGCCTGGGCGCAGCTGCCCGATGCCGGCGAAGCCGATGTCGAGCTTGCCGTGCAGGCCGCCCAGCGCGCCTTCGAAGGCAAGGCCTGGCGCGGCCTCACTGCCACCGCCCGGGGCAAGCTGCTGCGCCGTCTCGGCGACCTGATTGCCGAGAACAAAGAACACCTGGCCCAACTGGAAAGCCGCGACAACGGCAAGCTGATCCGCGAAACCCGCGGCCAGGTCGGCTACCTGCCGGAGTTCTTCCACTACACCGCGGGCCTGGCCGACAAACTCGAAGGCGGCACCCTGCCGCTGGACAAGCCCGACCTCTTTGCCTACACCGTGCATGAGCCGATCGGCGTGGTCGCCGGGATCATCCCGTGGAACAGCCCGCTGTACCTCACCGCGATCAAGCTGGCCCCGGCCCTGGCCGCCGGCAACACCATCGTGCTCAAACCCTCGGAACACGCCTCCGCCACTCTCCTCGAGCTGGCCCGCCTGGCCCTGGAAGCCGGCTTCCCGGCGGGCGTGGTCAACGTGGTCACCGGCTACGGTCCAAGCACTGGAGCGGCGCTGACCCGCCACCCGCTGGTGCGCAAGATCGCCTTCACCGGCGGCGCCGCCACCGCCCGCCACGTGGTGCGCAGCAGCGCCGAGAACTTCGCCAAGCTGTCGCTGGAGCTGGGCGGCAAGTCGCCGAACATCATCTTCGCCGACGCCGACCTGGACAGCGCCATCAACGGCGCCGTGGCCGGCATCTATGCCGCCTCCGGGCAAAGCTGCGTGGCCGGTTCGCGCCTGCTGGTGCAGGACGAGATCTTCGACGAGTTCGTCGAACGCCTGATCGCCCGCGCCAAAGGCATCCGCATCGGCAACCCGCAGGACGACCGCAGCGAGATGGGGCCGATCGCCACCGCCCAGCAACTGGCGGTGATCGAAGGCCTGGTGGCCGCGGCCAAGGCCGAGGGCGCCACCCTGCGCATGGGTGGCAAGCGCGCCGAGGTCGAAGGTGATGGCTGGTTCTACGAGCCGACCCTGTTCGAGTGCGACAGCAACTCGATGACCATCATGCAGGAAGAGGTGTTCGGCCCGGTCGCCGCGGTGATCCGCTTCAAGACCGAGGAACAGGCCCTGGCGATGGCCAACGACTCGCAGTTCGGCCTGGCCGCCGGTATCTGGACCCGCGACCTGGGCCGCGCCCACCGCCTGGCCCGTGACGTGCGCTCGGGGATCATCTGGGTCAACACCTACCGCGCCGTATCGGCCATGGCCCCCATCGGCGGTTTCAAGAACAGTGGCTATGGCCGCGAGAGCGGCATCGACTCGGTGCTGGCCTACACCGAGCTGAAGACGGTGTGGATCAACCTGTCCACCGCGCCCATGCCCGACCCCTTCGTGATGCGCTAGGAGAACGCCACCATGATCGAACCTGGCATCTACAAAGACGTGATGGGCTCGTTCCCGTCCGGCGTCACCGTGGTCACCACCCTGGACGCCGACGGCGGCATCGTCGGCATCACCGCCAGCGCGTTCAGCGCGCTGTCGATCGAGCCGGCGCTGGTGCTGTTCTGCCCCAACTACGCCTCCGACACCTACCCGATCCTGCGTGACAGCAAGCAGTTCGCCATCCATCTGCTGTCCGCCGACCAGACCGCCGAGGCCTATGCCTTCGCCGGCAAGGGCAAGGACAAGGCCAAGGGCATCGACTGGCAGTTGAGCGAGCTGGGCAACCCGCTGCTGACCAAGGCCACGGCGATCATCGAGTGCGAATTGTGGCGCGAGTACGACGGCGGCGACCACGCGATCATCGTCGGCCAGGTGAAGAACCTGGTGCTGCCCGAGCAACCGGTCACCCCGATGGTCTATCACAAGGGCAAGCTCGGCGCGCTGCCGCCGCTGGGCTGACATCCCGGGAGCGCGGCGCGCCCCTATCGCTGGCAAGTCGCAGCGGCGAACCGCAGCACCCACAGGACGGCGTTTTTTCTGTGGGAGCCGGCTTGCCGGCGAAAGGGCTGCGAAGCAGCCCCAACAGTTTCCGGGGGCCGCGCATACCCCCTCACCTTCGGTTGCGGCCCCCATTTTTATTCAACGTTCAAGGACTTCGGCAGATGAGCAACGAAAAGTACGAGAAAGGCCTGCAGATCCGCACCCAGGTGCTCGGCGAGGACTACGTCAACCGCTCGATCCAGAACGCCGACGATTTCACCCAGCCACTCCAGGAGCTGGTCACCGAGTACTGCTGGGGCCACGTCTGGGGCCGCGATGGCTTGTCGCTCAAAGAGCGCAGCATGATAAACTTGGCGATGATTTCCGCGCTCAACCGGCCCCACGAACTCAAGCTGCACATCCGCGGCGCCTTGCGTAATGGCCTGAGCCGCGAACAGATTCGCGAGATCCTGCTTCAAGTCGGCATTTACTGCGGCGTACCCGCGGCGGTGGACAGTTTCCGCCTGGCCCGCGAGGCGTTCGCCGAAGCCGACGCGCAGGCAACCCGTTAACAGCGGGCTGTGTGAACCACTGCAAGGAATGCCCCGGTTCAAGGCATTCCGCGATGTTGGCGCAACAGCCGCATAGAAGAGCGCCCCTGATGAAACGCCAGCCCCTCGACGACAGCTTCAAGGTCAACCGCAACCCCGTCACCCTTCGTGAAATCGTGCTCGACAAGCTGCGCGGCGCGATCATGAACTTCCATCTGCTGCCGGGCGACCGCCTGGTCGAACGCGATCTCTGCGAGCGCTTGGGCGTCAGCCGCACCTCGGTACGCGAGGCCCTGCGCCACCTGGAGTCCGAAGGCCTGGTGGAGTTCGCCGACGCCAAGGGCCCGCGGGTGGCGATCATCACCCTGGAAGACGCCCGCGACATCTACGAGCTGCGCTGCGTGCTCGAAGGCCTGATCGTGCAACTGTTCACCCTCAACGCCAAGGCCAAGGACATCCGCGCCCTGGAGCGCGCCCTGGAGGTCAACCGCGAGGCCCTGGAGGACGGCGAGCTGCAGCAGGTGCTCGACTCGGTGCAAGGCTTCTACGAGGTGCTGCTCGAAGGCTCGGGCAACCAGGTCGCCGCCCAGCAGCTGCGCCAGCTGCAGGCGCGCATCAGCTACCTGCGCGCCACCTCGGTGTCCCAGGAAAACCGCCGGGGCGCGAGCAACCAGGAGATGGAAAAGATCGTCGCGGCGATCAAGAGCGGCGACCCCCAGGCCGCCCACCAGGCCTCGGTCGACCATGTGCGCGCCGCCGCCAAGGTCGCCCTGGACTACCTGCGCCAGAAGCAGGACGACAACGCCAAGGTCCGCGATATCGTCGCCCCCCTGCCCCTCAAGGACCCTCGCATAGGCCGCTGACCATGCCCAACGCCCCGCGCTACTGCCCGCACTGCACCACGGAACTGGCCCGGGGCGTCCCCAACGGCGACACCCACGAACGTCTGCACTGCGCCGGTTGCGGCTACATCCACTACATCAACCCGAAGATCATCGCCGGCTGCATCATCGAGCGCGACGGCAAGTACCTGCTGTGCCAGCGCGCCATCCCGCCGCGCCCCGGGACCTGGACCCTGCCGGCCGGTTTCATGGAGGCCGGCGAGACCACCGAGCAGGCGGCGCTGCGCGAGGTGTGGGAAGAGAGCGGCGTGCGCGCCGACATCGTCTCGCCCTACTCGATCTTCAGCGTGCCGAAGATCAGCGAGGTGTACATCATCTTCCGCGCCGTGGTCACCGAGGAGACCGGCCAGTACGGGCCCGAGACCCTGGACTACCGCTTCTTCGAACCGGACCAGATCCCCTGGGACGAGATCTACTACCCGGCGATCCGGCAGATTCTCGAGCGCTACATCCTCGAGCGCCAGGCCGGCGTGTACGGGATCTACATGGGCAACGACGATACCGGCAAGGTGCATTTCATCCGCTGATCCGCCTTGCCGGCGCTGAAGCCACGCCAGCCCATACAAATCCCTCGCCAAGCGCCGCGTCTCGGTGCAACCTGATGGCTTCACGCAAAAGGACCGGCAACCTTCATGGCGAAATGGCTAGACGGCGGCGGACTCATGGCCGCACGCATCCGCAACCACGACTGGGCATCCACCCCCCTCGGCCCCCTGGAAAACTGGCCCGGCGTGCTCAAGACCAGCGTTGCCCTGTGCCTGGCCTCGCGCTTTCCCCAAGCCGTGCTCTGGGGCGATGCGCTGATCACCCTGCACAACGATGCCTTCAGCGAGATTCTCGGCAGCAAGCCCACAGCCCTGGGCCGGCCCTTCAGCGACGTCTGGCAGGAGGCCTGGAGCAATATCCGTCACCTGGCCCAGCGCGCGCTCGACGGCGAGGCGGTGTACATCGAGGACTTCCCGCTGACGATCGAGCGCCATGGCAGCCCGGAGCGCGCCTACTTCACCTTCTGCTACAGCCCCGTGCGCGACCACGACGGCACCGTGGTGGGCATGCTCGACACGGTCACCGAGACCACCGCCAGCGTGGTCGCCAACCGCCGCCTGAACTTCCTCGACAGCCTCGGTCGGGCCGCCGCCAACGCCACCGATCCGGAACGGATCATGGCCACCACCACCCGCCTGCTTGGCGAGCACCTGCAGCTGTCGAGCTGCGCCTATGCCGTGATGGAGCCCGACGAGGACGCTTTCACCATTTGCGGTGACTGGGTCGCGCCCGGCTCGCCACGGCTGATCGGCCAGTACCGCCTGGCCGACTTCGGCGTGCTGGCGGTCAGCCGCCTGCGCGCAGGCCTGGCGCTGGTCATAGATGACAACCTCAGCCAGTTGCCGGCCCGCGAATCGGCGACCTTCCAGGCCATCGGCATCACCGCGACCATCTGCATGCCCTTGATCAAAGAAGGCCGCCTGACGGCGCTGATGGCCATCCACGACAAGCACCCCAGGGTCTGGACTGACTACGAACAGACCTTGATCGGCGAAGTGACCGAACGCTGCTGGGCACATATCCAGCGGGTCCAGGCCAACGCCGAGGTGCGCGAGGCCTTGACCGCCCTGGAGGCACTCAATGCCACCCTCGAACAGCGCGTGGAGCAACGCACCAGCCAGTTGCTGCACACCGAAGCCGTGCTGCGCCAGACCCAGAAACTCGAGGCCATCGGCCAGCTGACCGGTGGCGTGGCCCATGACTTCAACAATTTGCTGACCATCATCCGCTCCTCCATCCACTTCCTGCAGCGCCCTGACCTCGACGAGAACCGGCGCAGCCGCTACTTGAAGACCGTATCCGATACCGTCGACCGGGGCGCCAAGCTGACCGGGCAACTGCTGGCCTTCGCCCGCCGCCAGGCGCTCAGCCCACAGGTCTTCGAGGCCGGCCCAAGGCTCGAGGCGATGGCCGACATGCTCGGCACCGCCGCCGGCGCGCGGATCCAGGTGCGTCTGGCGTTGCCCGAGGCGCCCTGCCATGTACATGCCGACCTTGGCCAACTGGAAACCGCGGTCATCAACCTGATGATCAACGGTCGCGACGCCATGGCCGGCGCGGGCACCTTGCACCTGCGCCTGGAGGCCGACCAGAGCATGCCGGCGCTGCGCGGCCAGCCACCACAGGCCGGGCCATTCGCGGCAATTTCGGTGATCGATGGCGGCGTGGGCATCGCCCCACACCTGCTGGAACGCATCTTCGATCCGTTCTTCACCACCAAGGCCGCCGGCCAAGGCACCGGGCTCGGCCTGTCACAAGTGTTCGGCTTCGCCAAGCAGTCGGGGGGCGATGTGCAGGTCAGCAGCATCGAAGGCCAGGGCACCACTTTTACCCTGTACCTGCCCCAGGTGTCGCCGCCCGATGTCGAAGCGAGCAGCGCAGCTCCCTCGCCGGCCCCCGGCGGCGAGCGTCGGCACATCCTGGTGGTAGAAGACAACCCGGATGTCGGCAGTTTCACCGCGCAGATCCTGCGCGACCATGGCTATCGGATCAGTTGGGCGATCTCGGCCGAGGATGCGCTGATGCAGATCGCCGCGGAGCAAGATGGGTTCGACGCAGTGTTTTCCGACGTGGTGATGCCCGGCATGGGCGGCCTGGCCCTGGCCCGGGAGCTGCGCCGCAGCCAGCCGCGCCTGCCGGTGATCCTGACCTCCGGCTACAGCGAGGCGATTGCCGAAGGTGGCCACCAGGGCTTCGCCTTTTTGGCCAAGCCCTATTCGGCAGAGCAGGTGTGCCGAATGCTGGGGGACGTGCTGGACACGCCATGAGCGCGGTCGCGGTAGGAACGGCTTCAGCCACGCGCTGCCAGCAAGCGCGCCAGGCTGCGCCCCAGTTCGTCCTGGCGGAACGGCTTGCGCAGCACGCCGAAGCCATGCAATTCGCGCGGCGAAAGGTTGGTGTACCCCGTGATGACCAGCACCGGCAGCGCCGCCAGGCGCTCGCGTACCTGCTGGGCGAAGCGCACACCGGTCATTTCGACCATGACATGGTCGGTCAACAGCACATCGGGCACCAGGCCCCTTTCCAGCAGGTCCAGAGCCTGCACAGGCCCATCGGCTTCGGTCACTTCGTACCCCAGGGCCTGCAGTTGCAACAACGTGGCCTGGCGTACCAAGGGTTCATCATCCACCAGCAACACCCGCGTCGGCCGTTGCGCACGGTGCGGCGCCGCCGGTTCGACAGCACGCTCGACCATGTCGCCCTCACTGATTGGCAGCCACAAGGTCGCCTCGGTACCCTGGCCAATCGATGAGCGAATACCGAAGCCGCCGCCGGACTGCAACGCCAGGCCCTGCACCATCGGCAGACCGAGGCCAGTACCTCGGCCCACACCTTTGGTCGAGTAAAACGGCTCGATGCAATGCGCCAGCACCTCCTCGCTCATGCCATAGCCGGTGTCACTGACCTGCAGCCATACCTGTGGGCCGCCCTGCAAACCGGGCGGCCTTGGCACGCTCCCTTCTTCGGCGCCGGCGCGCACGGTCAGCCGACCGCCCTCGCTCATGGCGTCCCGGGCATTGACCACCAGGTTCAGCAGGGCGAGCTCCAATTGGTGCGGGTCCACCAGCACACCCGGCAACGCCGTATCGATGTCGACCTGCAACACAATGGTCGGCCCCAAGGAGCGCGCCATCAGTTCGTGCATGCCCTCCACCAGGACCGCCAGCGACACCGTGACCGGCTTGAGGGTCTGCCGCCGAGCGAAGCTGAGCAGGCGCCCGACCAGGTTGCGCGCCCGCTCCGCCGCCTGCAGGCCGCCGTCGATCAGGCGTTCGGCCCGCTCCGGCTGGGGATGCCGGCGTAGCAGTTCCAGGGAAGCGATGATCGGCGTGAGCATGTTGTTGAGGTCGTGGGCGATGCCCCCGGTCAGTTGGCCGATCATCTCCATCTTGCGTGCCTCATGCAGCTGCACCAGTGAAGCCTCGCGCTGGGCGAGCATGTTCGCGACCCGCTCTTCGAGGCTTTCGTTGAG
This sequence is a window from Pseudomonas maumuensis. Protein-coding genes within it:
- a CDS encoding LLM class flavin-dependent oxidoreductase produces the protein MKFSLFVHMERWDEQVSHRQLFEDLTELTLMAEDGGFSTVWIGEHHAMEYTISPSPMPLLAYLAARTEKIRLGAGTIIAPFWNPIRVAGECALLDVISNGRMEVGLARGAYQFEFDRMAGGMPATDGGKALREMVPAVRKLWQGDYAHEGEIYNFPTSTSVPKPVQQGMPPMWIAARDPDSHNFAVANGCNVMVTPLMKGDEEVLDLKNKFQAALDNNPDVPRPQLMVLRHTHVHSPAEPDGWKVGAQAISRFYRTFDAWFGNKTVPANGFLEPSPESKFAEVPAFALENIRKNTMIGTPEEIIARIKYYQELGVDEFSFWCDNSLPHAEKRKSLELFIKEVVPAFA
- a CDS encoding amino acid synthesis family protein, whose protein sequence is MSFEIRKIVTYSEETRIEGGKATDKPVTMVGLAVVIKNPWAGRGFVEDLKPEIRANCSALGALMVERLTAAIGGADKIEAYGKAAVVGADGEIEHASAVIHTLRFGNHYREAVQAKSYLSFTNKRGGPGTSIQIPMMQKDDEGLRSHYITLEMQIEDAPRADEIVVVLGAADGGRLHPRIGNRYIDLEELAAEKANAQ
- a CDS encoding alpha/beta fold hydrolase, giving the protein MIQPVAERTPAGTSYLDLGQGQPVVLIHGVGLNKEMWGGQIVGLANDYRVIAYDMLGHGQSRVPSADTPLEGYAEQLAELLDHLQVAQACVIGFSMGGLVARAFALNYPQRLAALVVLNSVFNRTPEQSAGVIARAAQAFEQGPDANVDAALERWFSREYKAANPAQVAAIRQILASNDPQGYHTTYSLFATQDMYRETDLGSIQVPTLVATGELDAGSTPAMARQLATRIPGAQCVVLAEQRHMMPVEAPREVNKMLLDFLRQARTLTESAKGIVA
- a CDS encoding aldehyde dehydrogenase encodes the protein MTLVRFQMCIDGQWRDAQSGKTFDSLDPATAKAWAQLPDAGEADVELAVQAAQRAFEGKAWRGLTATARGKLLRRLGDLIAENKEHLAQLESRDNGKLIRETRGQVGYLPEFFHYTAGLADKLEGGTLPLDKPDLFAYTVHEPIGVVAGIIPWNSPLYLTAIKLAPALAAGNTIVLKPSEHASATLLELARLALEAGFPAGVVNVVTGYGPSTGAALTRHPLVRKIAFTGGAATARHVVRSSAENFAKLSLELGGKSPNIIFADADLDSAINGAVAGIYAASGQSCVAGSRLLVQDEIFDEFVERLIARAKGIRIGNPQDDRSEMGPIATAQQLAVIEGLVAAAKAEGATLRMGGKRAEVEGDGWFYEPTLFECDSNSMTIMQEEVFGPVAAVIRFKTEEQALAMANDSQFGLAAGIWTRDLGRAHRLARDVRSGIIWVNTYRAVSAMAPIGGFKNSGYGRESGIDSVLAYTELKTVWINLSTAPMPDPFVMR
- a CDS encoding flavin reductase family protein, whose protein sequence is MIEPGIYKDVMGSFPSGVTVVTTLDADGGIVGITASAFSALSIEPALVLFCPNYASDTYPILRDSKQFAIHLLSADQTAEAYAFAGKGKDKAKGIDWQLSELGNPLLTKATAIIECELWREYDGGDHAIIVGQVKNLVLPEQPVTPMVYHKGKLGALPPLG
- the pcaC gene encoding 4-carboxymuconolactone decarboxylase, translated to MSNEKYEKGLQIRTQVLGEDYVNRSIQNADDFTQPLQELVTEYCWGHVWGRDGLSLKERSMINLAMISALNRPHELKLHIRGALRNGLSREQIREILLQVGIYCGVPAAVDSFRLAREAFAEADAQATR
- a CDS encoding GntR family transcriptional regulator, whose amino-acid sequence is MKRQPLDDSFKVNRNPVTLREIVLDKLRGAIMNFHLLPGDRLVERDLCERLGVSRTSVREALRHLESEGLVEFADAKGPRVAIITLEDARDIYELRCVLEGLIVQLFTLNAKAKDIRALERALEVNREALEDGELQQVLDSVQGFYEVLLEGSGNQVAAQQLRQLQARISYLRATSVSQENRRGASNQEMEKIVAAIKSGDPQAAHQASVDHVRAAAKVALDYLRQKQDDNAKVRDIVAPLPLKDPRIGR
- a CDS encoding NUDIX hydrolase; the protein is MPNAPRYCPHCTTELARGVPNGDTHERLHCAGCGYIHYINPKIIAGCIIERDGKYLLCQRAIPPRPGTWTLPAGFMEAGETTEQAALREVWEESGVRADIVSPYSIFSVPKISEVYIIFRAVVTEETGQYGPETLDYRFFEPDQIPWDEIYYPAIRQILERYILERQAGVYGIYMGNDDTGKVHFIR
- a CDS encoding ATP-binding protein, whose protein sequence is MAKWLDGGGLMAARIRNHDWASTPLGPLENWPGVLKTSVALCLASRFPQAVLWGDALITLHNDAFSEILGSKPTALGRPFSDVWQEAWSNIRHLAQRALDGEAVYIEDFPLTIERHGSPERAYFTFCYSPVRDHDGTVVGMLDTVTETTASVVANRRLNFLDSLGRAAANATDPERIMATTTRLLGEHLQLSSCAYAVMEPDEDAFTICGDWVAPGSPRLIGQYRLADFGVLAVSRLRAGLALVIDDNLSQLPARESATFQAIGITATICMPLIKEGRLTALMAIHDKHPRVWTDYEQTLIGEVTERCWAHIQRVQANAEVREALTALEALNATLEQRVEQRTSQLLHTEAVLRQTQKLEAIGQLTGGVAHDFNNLLTIIRSSIHFLQRPDLDENRRSRYLKTVSDTVDRGAKLTGQLLAFARRQALSPQVFEAGPRLEAMADMLGTAAGARIQVRLALPEAPCHVHADLGQLETAVINLMINGRDAMAGAGTLHLRLEADQSMPALRGQPPQAGPFAAISVIDGGVGIAPHLLERIFDPFFTTKAAGQGTGLGLSQVFGFAKQSGGDVQVSSIEGQGTTFTLYLPQVSPPDVEASSAAPSPAPGGERRHILVVEDNPDVGSFTAQILRDHGYRISWAISAEDALMQIAAEQDGFDAVFSDVVMPGMGGLALARELRRSQPRLPVILTSGYSEAIAEGGHQGFAFLAKPYSAEQVCRMLGDVLDTP
- a CDS encoding ATP-binding protein, with product MKARQESKSVNLQPLPGFMRGGGEVSCLLQAMDWEHSPLGPPDSWSAALQGVVAMLLSAQAQIVLFWGPQYAALYNDAYWPSIGDKHPRALGQPAQAYWSELWDDLEPLLRGVRETGVTFSAKDRPFYIERHGPGETAYFDVSYSAVREADGAVGGVLCIVSETSERVHFQHRQAFLQELRQALPGLGQAERIEAHAVRRLAQELGAARVCFGEDLGDGRYRVGQEWAAQVPSIAGLNQYAALDPTLREALLAGQVVQRNYAANERPPAGFEGLCATLHAPVLRAERLEAMLAVHFHTPHAWTASECRLVEEAASQVWTAITHARAERALHALNESLEERVANMLAQREASLVQLHEARKMEMIGQLTGGIAHDLNNMLTPIIASLELLRRHPQPERAERLIDGGLQAAERARNLVGRLLSFARRQTLKPVTVSLAVLVEGMHELMARSLGPTIVLQVDIDTALPGVLVDPHQLELALLNLVVNARDAMSEGGRLTVRAGAEEGSVPRPPGLQGGPQVWLQVSDTGYGMSEEVLAHCIEPFYSTKGVGRGTGLGLPMVQGLALQSGGGFGIRSSIGQGTEATLWLPISEGDMVERAVEPAAPHRAQRPTRVLLVDDEPLVRQATLLQLQALGYEVTEADGPVQALDLLERGLVPDVLLTDHVMVEMTGVRFAQQVRERLAALPVLVITGYTNLSPRELHGFGVLRKPFRQDELGRSLARLLAARG